From the genome of Spinacia oleracea cultivar Varoflay chromosome 2, BTI_SOV_V1, whole genome shotgun sequence, one region includes:
- the LOC110785180 gene encoding H/ACA ribonucleoprotein complex subunit 4-like, which yields MADVEISRSDKKKKKSKSTAADNDVPKTTDSQAQNVTDNTDFLIKPQSFTPTIDTSEWPILLKNYDRLNVRTGHYTPLPSGFSPLKRPLAEYIRYGILNLDKPANPSSHEVVAWIKRILRVEKTGHSGTLDPKVTGNLIVCIERATRLVKSQQGAGKEYVCVARLHSAVPDVAKVARALETLTGAVFQRPPLISAVKRQLRIRTIYESKLLEYDADRHLVVFWISCEAGTYVRTLCVHLGLLLGVGGHMQELRRVRSGILGEKSNMVTMHDVMDAQWMYDNYRDESYLRRVIMPLEVVLTSYKRLVVKDSAVNAICYGAKLMIPGLLRFENDIEVGEEIVLMTTKGEAIALGIAEMTTAVMATCDHGIVAKIKRVIMDRDTYPRKWGLGPRASMKKKLIADGKLDKHGKPNEQTPVEWARNVVLPTGGDSMIASIAASPAEPVKAEADDVVVEEKKEKKHKRKLEEVDVSPAADGAKKIKVQEKEVVEVKEKVKKVKDEEVEVEKKEKKKKKEKEVDEAVTPDVEKSKSKKEKKKKDKEEKADSSDEEKSEKKKKKKSKGVENGDTAADTEDESRSEKKKDKKEKKKKKDKDADQE from the coding sequence ATGGCGGACGTCGAAATCTCTCGCTCAgacaagaagaagaaaaagagcaAGAGCACCGCCGCTGATAACGACGTCCCCAAAACGACAGACTCCCAGGCCCAAAACGTCACCGACAACACTGATTTCCTTATCAAGCCACAGAGTTTCACCCCAACAATCGACACTTCAGAGTGGCCAATTCTCCTCAAAAACTACGACCGTCTGAATGTGAGAACTGGGCATTACACTCCTCTTCCATCTGGGTTTTCTCCCCTGAAACGACCCCTTGCTGAATACATCAGGTATGGTATTCTTAATCTAGATAAGCCTGCTAATCCTTCTTCCCATGAAGTTGTTGCTTGGATTAAACGTATTTTGCGGGTAGAGAAAACTGGCCATTCTGGTACTTTAGATCCTAAGGTTACTGGgaatttaattgtttgtatTGAAAGGGCTACTCGTTTAGTTAAATCTCAACAAGGTGCTGGAAAAGAGTATGTTTGTGTAGCTAGATTACACTCTGCTGTTCCTGACGTTGCTAAAGTGGCCAGAGCTTTGGAAACTTTAACAGGGGCTGTGTTTCAGAGGCCACCTTTGATTTCCGCTGTTAAACGGCAGCTTAGGATTAGGACTATTTATGAAAGTAAGCTGCTTGAGTATGATGCCGATAGGCATTTGGTTGTTTTCTGGATTAGTTGTGAGGCAGGTACTTATGTCAGAACACTGTGTGTCCATTTGGGGTTGTTGTTGGGTGTGGGAGGACATATGCAGGAACTTAGGAGGGTGCGGTCCGGTATTTTGGGAGAGAAGAGTAATATGGTGACAATGCACGATGTGATGGATGCGCAATGGATGTATGATAATTACAGGGATGAGAGTTATTTGAGGCGGGTTATTATGCCGTTGGAGGTTGTTTTGACTAGCTATAAGAGGCTGGTTGTGAAGGATTCGGCTGTCAATGCTATCTGTTACGGAGCAAAGTTGATGATTCCTGGATTGCTTAGATTTGAGAATGATATTGAGGTCGGGGAAGAGATTGTTTTGATGACAACTAAGGGTGAAGCTATTGCTTTGGGTATTGCTGAGATGACAACTGCAGTTATGGCTACTTGTGATCATGGGATAGTTGCCAAGATTAAGAGGGTGATTATGGATCGGGATACTTATCCAAGAAAATGGGGGCTTGGGCCAAGGGCTtcgatgaagaagaagctgattGCAGATGGGAAGCTGGATAAGCATGGTAAACCAAATGAGCAGACTCCTGTTGAGTGGGCAAGGAATGTGGTGCTTCCTACTGGTGGAGATTCGATGATTGCTAGCATTGCTGCTTCACCTGCTGAACCTGTGAAGGCAGAGGCAGATGATGTTGTTGTAGAggagaagaaagagaagaagcACAAGAGGAAATTGGAGGAGGTTGATGTCAGTCCTGCTGCTGATGGTGCCAAGAAGATTAAAGTTCAGGAAAAGGAAGTTGTGGAAGTGAAAGAGAAAGTGAAGAAGGTGAAGGATGAGGAGGTTGAAGTggagaagaaagagaagaaaaagaagaaggagaaggaggtAGACGAAGCTGTTACTCCTGATGTAGAGAAGTCCAAGTCtaagaaggaaaagaaaaagaaggatAAAGAGGAAAAGGCTGATTCATCAGATGAGGAGAAATccgagaagaaaaagaagaagaagagcaaGGGTGTTGAGAATGGTGACACCGCTGCTGATACTGAGGATGAAAGTCGAAGTGAGAAAAAGAAGGATAAgaaggaaaagaagaaaaagaaggatAAAGATGCTGATCAAGAATAA